In the genome of Mastomys coucha isolate ucsf_1 unplaced genomic scaffold, UCSF_Mcou_1 pScaffold21, whole genome shotgun sequence, the window CCTTCGGTTGAGCCCTGTTTCTTAGAGCCCACATGTGGTGTCCTGGGACCTTGCTTGCCAAAGTGGAGTCTTGGATTCCCTATTGCTAGCTTACTTTGGATATATTCAGTGATGTCCCCCAAGACTTGTGGGTGGGTGCCCAAGTCTCCCTAAAAATTTAGGGTTCTAAAACAACAATAAGAGTCCCCGGTTAGCCCTGGGATCTCCATGTCCAGTTTTCCAGGACACTGAAAATCTGTCTTGGATCTTGAAGCTACCCTGGATGCCCAGGGTATCTGGTCATCAAGCCCATGGCCTACTACAATTAAGACCTTAGGCTTTGTGGGTGTATTAATAACCTGGAATAGTGGGGTCCCTGCTATTAACTCTGCTCATCTGGAGTGGGATTCCCTGTAATCAGGTGCAGCAGGCCATCCGACAACCCAGGTCAGCTCCAGGTTCTGGAAATGAGGGGATCCTGGCTATAAACACAGGGAATCTCGATGGGTGTGGGTGTGCCAGGGGAGCCACATAAACCTGCGTGTGGTGCTTGCTGATCTTTGAGGCCTGCTATCCCTGAAGGTTCCATGTAAACCTGCTATGCAGCGAGGAGCAAGGGGCAGATGCAGCCCTGCACTTTAACCCGAGGCTAGACACATCCGAGGTTGTCTTCAATACCAAAGAACAAGGCAAATGGGGCCGTGAGGAGCGGGGCGCTGGGATCCCCTTCCAGCGTGGGCAGCCCTTTGAAGTTCTCCTTATCGCCACAGAGCAAGGCTTCAAggtgggtcttttgttttgttttgttttgtcgaaacagggtttctctgtgtagccctagctgtcctggaactcactttgtagaccaggctggcctcgaactcaaaaatctgcctgcctctgcctctcaagtgctgggattaaaggcgtgggccaccaccgcccggctcaaggTGGGTCTTTGAAGGAGAACACATCAGACCCAGGTCTAGAGCCAAAAGTTGGGGACTGAGCCATTGTAGATGGCGGGGAAAGCCCTTGGGTGGGGTACTGGAACCCAGGCCTCCACAAACCCTCTCCAGGTCTGCTTCTAAGAGCGACAAAACAGTGATGATGAGCCAAGTGCCCAGGGGCTGGGTGTCCTAGCAGTACAACCTAGCAGTACATTGTGCCCCTATTACAATAGATAACAGAGCCCTTTTAATTCTAAGGAGAGGGAGGCTCGGGTGTAGTTAGCCTTTTACAGGGCCGCAGACCGGGATCTGCAACCAAACTTAACTTGGGCTCTCACCCTGCAGACTGTGATCGGGGATGACGAGTATCTCCACTTTCACCACCGGATGCCGCCCACGAACGTCCGCTTGGTGGAGGTGGGCGGAGACGTGCAGTTGCATTCAGTGAAGATCTTCTGAGCTAGGACCCAAGGGCTCGGCGAgtgggggtgggtgtgggtgtgtagggTCGCAGAGGAGGGCTGTGGATGGCGAATAAATGGTAGCTGAAGTtcctgactgtgtctgtgtccttTATGTGTGACTGAAGAAATTAAGGCTCAGAGAAAAACATAGTAACCCAGGGTCAAAGTGAGCCTGTGTCTGAGACGCCTTTCAATCCGTGCAGCACAGGGTGTCCTTTGGGGAGCAGTCaagtatggggtgggggtggggataaaatGTCAGGCTGTGTAACCCAGGTTGGTTAACTTGTGGCCACTCccttgtctcagcctccaaagtactggCAGAAATTACACGGAGCACTATCACACCAGTTAttttataagagagagagaaagagagagagagagagagagagtctgtctgtctgtctgtctctggtgtGGGTGCATAAATAAAAAGGGTGGTGTTACAAGATGTTGTGAGGAGCTTAGCatcggtgctgggaactgaactcaggactaaGGCAAAGAGCATCAAGTGCCTTTTGCCCAGCAAGTCCTTATGTTCCAGCGGGCTGCTAGCATTTGGAGGTACATTTATACGACACTATGTGATCTTTATAAAGGTcaccagaggggctggagagatggctcagcaggtaagagcactgactgctcttccaaaggtcctgagttcaaatcccagcaaccacatggtggctcacaaccatccataatgagatctgatgccctcttctggtgcgtctaaagacagctacagtggattatgctggagcgagcggggcgggcagaggtcctgagctcaattcccagcagccacacacatgatagctcacggccatctgtacaactacagtgtactcatgtactcatacacataaaataaataaaaataaatctttaaaaaaaaaagccaccatgtctcctttggttttttttttttgctttttttgtttttttggtttttctctgtatagctctggctgtcctggaactcactctgtagaccaggctggcctcgaactcagaaatccgcctgcctctgcctcccaagtgctgggatcaaaggcgtgcgccaccactgcccggcccatgcCTCCTTTTGAAAAGGGGGAAATGCTAggcctggtggctcatgcctgttagtttatctcagcactagggaggctgaagcagaacaATTGcccttagttcaaggccagcctgggatacgcACAGGCTATCAATAAATAGATAGTTAGATAAACTAGTTAATTAATCCCACACTTACGACTTCCTGGGCTCCCTGGAGGTGCCTGGGCAGGCGGGGATGAGCATCCCGTTGGCTGGACTCGGCTGGGAGCCTCTCCCAGCATCCGGACAGGTCTCCACTCGCACACCCCCAGGGCAGACGCAATGTCTCCAGCAGAAGTCACTCTTAGCTGGGCAGGGCGCTGTGGGCAGGCCCCCATCGCAGCCATACGTCCCTAGGGCACAGGTTCTGAACTGACGACCCTGACCCCCAACTTCCCCCGCCCTGCCACAAATAAGCGATTTAGTGGCGGGGCACAGCCTGGTCTATTTTCAGGCTCTGACAGGGAGGCACCAGATGCGGTGCCCCGGAGCAAATACTGCTCCTCGTTGGAGACCAGGAAGCCCTCCCTGTGGCCTCAACTCGACAGCAGGTTGGAGCTCCAAGTTGGCTTTCTTTCCAGAACATTCTTCCAGAGACACGCCCAAGAGGGACAGGCCTCGGGTATGTGCCTAGGCCTAGAAGACAAAGGGCAGTTCTCCCTGACGGCCACTGTCTGCCTTGCCACCTGGATCAACGCGGGGGCAGGAAATTCCCCAGAATTTCTATGGCCTCAGTGGGACCCTGGAGGCCGGATCCCCAGGATCTTGCTCTTCCTCCACCCAAGGTTTTCTGCCCTTGGGACCTTCCACTGGAGACCCTTCAACCTTACCCACACCCTGAAAACCCAGAGGCCGCGCAGAGGACGGGCGCGCCCTCCAGTGGTAGAAGAGAATTCTGGAAACACTGAAGCaatgttattctttttaaagtaaatttattttgtagttattgtgtatgctgtgtttgtgtgacacacacctttaatcccagcactctggaggcagatgcaggcagacgctagcctgatctacagagttccaggagagcctgtgctatcttagaaaaacaaaaacaacacaacaacaacttCCTTTATCACTTTTCAGTTTATTAATGAATAAGTCTTAGAAAATCCTCCAGCTCCTTGTTCTTCCTTGTCGGGAAGGAGGCtagtcagcttgctctggggatcctaTGTTCATCTGCCTTTTACGGGAGCCCTGCCAAGCGCATCCagcttttatgtaggttctggaaaACAGTATTTTGATCATCTTCATCACACAGGCATCTTAAACCCTAAGCCATCTTCCATGTCCcttaatgaatgaatgattagTCATTTATTGTTTTGGAGGCAGGATTCACTGTAGCCTCTGGCTGGCCCAGAATATAATCTTAActgagatctctgagttcaaggccagcctggtctacagatc includes:
- the Lgals7 gene encoding galectin-7 — translated: MSATQHKTSLPQGVRVGTVMRIRGVVPEQAGRFHVNLLCSEEQGADAALHFNPRLDTSEVVFNTKEQGKWGREERGAGIPFQRGQPFEVLLIATEQGFKTVIGDDEYLHFHHRMPPTNVRLVEVGGDVQLHSVKIF